One genomic segment of Theobroma cacao cultivar B97-61/B2 chromosome 6, Criollo_cocoa_genome_V2, whole genome shotgun sequence includes these proteins:
- the LOC18595043 gene encoding RNA polymerase II subunit 5-mediating protein homolog isoform X2 → MGKTEVKRTVTSLSSMFPTEEAQKAAKRVEETLLEKQNEMNQLRGFIADNTSLINLVQKLPDELHHDIMVPFGKAAFLPGRLIHTNEFLVLLGESYYAERTAKQAAEILKRRGKSLESKVDSLKAVMQDLKAEASFFDSTASEAAEGLVEIREEYEDESSTQRESQSDPLEQDSPSFTEADNMVGASENEEYARIMSRLEELEKEELAAESCGEDDEDQDNNPAESDGDDKEQTKAVFDRKKNKGYSSLDHDQRYSESRKPLQQSKGKDPMKEEMSNNYHHQDLINQLACTGLTVEPVTKGKMSHSGNMRQDTKMLNPSITASAPSEKKKSVQTSNSGFDGSKAFTGSIVEHNENMEKNLAGQSTTSSQLSGSQPWKPVSRFKMQRK, encoded by the exons atggGAAAAACAGAAGTGAAACGGACGGTGACGTCGCTATCGTCGATGTTCCCCACGGAGGAGGCGCAGAAGGCGGCGAAGCGGGTGGAGGAGACGCTTTTAGAGAAGCAGAATGAAATGAACCAATTGAGAGGCTTCATCGCCGATAACACCTCCCTCATTAACCTCGTTCAAAAGCTCCCCGACGAACTCCACCACGATATCAtg gtTCCCTTTGGGAAAGCGGCGTTTCTTCCTGGTCGCTTGATCCACACGAACGAGTTTCTG GTTCTACTGGGAGAAAGTTACTATGCGGAAAGAACAGCTAAACAAGCTGCTGAAATTCTAAAGAGAAGAGGGAAGTCATTGGAGTCTAAAGTAGATTCGTTGAAGGCCGTCATGCAGGATCTTAAAGCTGAGGCTTCCTTTTTTGATTCCACTGCTTCTGAAGCAGCA GAGGGTCTTGTGGAGATTAGGGAAGAGTACGAGGATGAGAGTTCTACCCAGAGGGAATCTCAATCAG atcCACTGGAGCAAGATTCACCTAGTTTCACTGAAGCAGACAATATGGTGGGTGCATCTGAGAATGAAGAATATGCCCGTATAATGTCCAGGTTGGAAGAACTTGAGAAAGAAGAACTTGCAGCTGAAAGTTGTGGAGAGGATGATGAAGATCAGGATAACAATCCTGCTGAAAGTGACGGTGATGACAAGGAGCAAACTAAAGCTGTTTTTGacagaaaaaagaataaaggttACAGTTCTCTTGATCATGATCAAAGATATTCAGAG TCAAGGAAACCGCTACAGCAGTCAAAAGGCAAAGATCCAATGAAAGAAGAGATGTCTAATAATTATCATCATCAAGATTTAATTAATCAGTTAGCT TGTACTGGATTGACGGTAGAACCTGTTACGAAAG GTAAAATGTCACATAGTGGGAATATGCGCCAAGACACAAAGATGTTAAATCCTTCCATTACTGCTTCTGCACCTTCTGAAAAAAAG AAATCTGTCCAGACCTCAAATTCAGGATTTGATGGTTCCAAG GCTTTTACAGGCTCCATAGTAGAGCATAATGAGAATATGGAGAAAAATTTGGCGGGTCAAAGTACAACTTCATCACAG CTTTCTGGTTCTCAACCGTGGAAGCCAGTGTCTAGATTCAAAATGCAAAGAAAGTAG
- the LOC18595042 gene encoding kxDL motif-containing protein 1 isoform X2 — protein MEESEKESIRAASKEVSRQFKTLIDTNDLDSLKHLQHLILGRLQDSNAVLSHFNEYSEHCFAEVSSDFSRNTRLLKSMKSDLNYIFQKLRSMKEKIMATYPDAFPDELTREEFDQRPDLEVPQ, from the exons ATGGAGGAATCGGAGAAAGAATCCATAAGAGCAGCTTCAAAAGAGGTGTCTCGTCAGTTCAAAACCTTAATCGATACCAATGATTTGGACTCTCTCAAGCATCTGCAGCACCTCat ATTGGGAAGGTTGCAGGACAGCAATGCAGTTTTATCTCATTTTAATGAGTACTCAGAACATTGCTTTGCTGAGGTTTCTAGTGACTTTTCAAGAAATACACGTCTCTTGAAGTCTATGAAGTCAGAccttaattatatatttcaaaagcttag GAGCATGAAGGAAAAAATTATGGCTACATATCCAGATGCATTTCCGGATGAATTAACTAGGGAAGAATTTGACCAAAGACCAGACCTAGAAGTGCCTCAGTAG
- the LOC18595042 gene encoding uncharacterized protein LOC18595042 isoform X3, with amino-acid sequence MEESEKESIRAASKEVSRQFKTLIDTNDLDSLKHLQHLILGRLQDSNAVLSHFNEYSEHCFAEVSSDFSRNTRLLKSMKSDLNYIFQKLSIGFTFRHIAIFVPDLDYRA; translated from the exons ATGGAGGAATCGGAGAAAGAATCCATAAGAGCAGCTTCAAAAGAGGTGTCTCGTCAGTTCAAAACCTTAATCGATACCAATGATTTGGACTCTCTCAAGCATCTGCAGCACCTCat ATTGGGAAGGTTGCAGGACAGCAATGCAGTTTTATCTCATTTTAATGAGTACTCAGAACATTGCTTTGCTGAGGTTTCTAGTGACTTTTCAAGAAATACACGTCTCTTGAAGTCTATGAAGTCAGAccttaattatatatttcaaaagcttag TATTGGATTTACTTTTCGACATATTGCAATTTTTGTTCCTGATTTAGACTATC GAGCATGA
- the LOC18595042 gene encoding beta-amylase 7 isoform X1, with amino-acid sequence MQQRPQTIATLICWTAFSFVKEMGEGRGRGRGRGRGRSEIEKERTKMRERQRRAITTNIFHGLRRHGGYHLFPRADINQVLRQLANEAGWVVEPDGTTYRSVSFSKTANCCPVCGAMKPITAPTPSSSVVIGGGECSTTASPRHNPVAAVEDPIRVIDSFCDDLIPIAPYMYGGEDGVSTLALQQLYPQEAAPPSQCMPPGSPLLGAIRRKTYN; translated from the exons ATGCAACAGAGGCCACAGACCATAGCGACTTTAATTTGTTGGACGGCATTTTCTTTTGTGAAGGAGATGGGAGAAGGGAGAGGGAGAGGGAGAGGGAGAGGGAGAGGGAGGAGCGAGATTGAGAAAGAGAGGACCAAAATGAGAGAAAGGCAAAGAAGGGCAATAACTACAAACATCTTTCATGGGCTTAGGAGGCATGGCGGATACCATCTCTTCCCTCGCGCTGATATCAATCAAGTCCTTCGTCAGCTTGCCAACGAGGCTGGTTGGGTGGTTGAACCCGATGGCACCACCTACCGCTCCGTCTCCTTCTCCAAG ACTGCCAACTGCTGCCCGGTTTGTGGAGCCATGAAACCAATCACCGCCCCAACACCCAGTAGCAGCGTTGTGATAGGTGGAGGAGAGTGTTCGACCACCGCATCCCCTCGACACAACCCGGTGGCAGCTGTCGAAGATCCCATCCGCGTCATTGACAGTTTTTGCGACGATCTCATTCCCATAGCTCCTTACATGTATGGTGGTGAGGATGGGGTTTCAACGTTGGCATTGCAGCAACTGTACCCACAGGAGGCAGCACCACCTAGCCAGTGCATGCCACCTGGTTCACCCCTATTAGGGGCAATAAGGAGGAAAACATATAactaa
- the LOC18595043 gene encoding RNA polymerase II subunit 5-mediating protein homolog isoform X1: MGKTEVKRTVTSLSSMFPTEEAQKAAKRVEETLLEKQNEMNQLRGFIADNTSLINLVQKLPDELHHDIMVPFGKAAFLPGRLIHTNEFLVLLGESYYAERTAKQAAEILKRRGKSLESKVDSLKAVMQDLKAEASFFDSTASEAAEGLVEIREEYEDESSTQRESQSDPLEQDSPSFTEADNMVGASENEEYARIMSRLEELEKEELAAESCGEDDEDQDNNPAESDGDDKEQTKAVFDRKKNKGYSSLDHDQRYSESRKPLQQSKGKDPMKEEMSNNYHHQDLINQLACTGLTVEPVTKGKMSHSGNMRQDTKMLNPSITASAPSEKKVKFAVEHSSRNEKSVQTSNSGFDGSKAFTGSIVEHNENMEKNLAGQSTTSSQLSGSQPWKPVSRFKMQRK, translated from the exons atggGAAAAACAGAAGTGAAACGGACGGTGACGTCGCTATCGTCGATGTTCCCCACGGAGGAGGCGCAGAAGGCGGCGAAGCGGGTGGAGGAGACGCTTTTAGAGAAGCAGAATGAAATGAACCAATTGAGAGGCTTCATCGCCGATAACACCTCCCTCATTAACCTCGTTCAAAAGCTCCCCGACGAACTCCACCACGATATCAtg gtTCCCTTTGGGAAAGCGGCGTTTCTTCCTGGTCGCTTGATCCACACGAACGAGTTTCTG GTTCTACTGGGAGAAAGTTACTATGCGGAAAGAACAGCTAAACAAGCTGCTGAAATTCTAAAGAGAAGAGGGAAGTCATTGGAGTCTAAAGTAGATTCGTTGAAGGCCGTCATGCAGGATCTTAAAGCTGAGGCTTCCTTTTTTGATTCCACTGCTTCTGAAGCAGCA GAGGGTCTTGTGGAGATTAGGGAAGAGTACGAGGATGAGAGTTCTACCCAGAGGGAATCTCAATCAG atcCACTGGAGCAAGATTCACCTAGTTTCACTGAAGCAGACAATATGGTGGGTGCATCTGAGAATGAAGAATATGCCCGTATAATGTCCAGGTTGGAAGAACTTGAGAAAGAAGAACTTGCAGCTGAAAGTTGTGGAGAGGATGATGAAGATCAGGATAACAATCCTGCTGAAAGTGACGGTGATGACAAGGAGCAAACTAAAGCTGTTTTTGacagaaaaaagaataaaggttACAGTTCTCTTGATCATGATCAAAGATATTCAGAG TCAAGGAAACCGCTACAGCAGTCAAAAGGCAAAGATCCAATGAAAGAAGAGATGTCTAATAATTATCATCATCAAGATTTAATTAATCAGTTAGCT TGTACTGGATTGACGGTAGAACCTGTTACGAAAG GTAAAATGTCACATAGTGGGAATATGCGCCAAGACACAAAGATGTTAAATCCTTCCATTACTGCTTCTGCACCTTCTGAAAAAAAGGTGAAGTTTGCAGTAGAACATTCATCAAGAAATGAG AAATCTGTCCAGACCTCAAATTCAGGATTTGATGGTTCCAAG GCTTTTACAGGCTCCATAGTAGAGCATAATGAGAATATGGAGAAAAATTTGGCGGGTCAAAGTACAACTTCATCACAG CTTTCTGGTTCTCAACCGTGGAAGCCAGTGTCTAGATTCAAAATGCAAAGAAAGTAG
- the LOC18595036 gene encoding DNA-damage-repair/toleration protein DRT111, chloroplastic, producing MLGGLYGDLPPPSDEDNKPSTNSTVWSSSTKMAPPTLRKPFSGFAPPQTILRSQNKPKNSIPKTTPSVSASASPSPTPVAPDEMAQQQPALVGVTSTVMEEYDPARPNDYEDYRREKKRKAMEEEMRRELEKRRREEEEREREREEREREREREREGDYNDSRLNISGEEAWRRRAAMSGGVPRSPSPPGNAEGFTIGKSETSGLGVGAGGQMTAAQRMMAKMGWKEGQGLGKQEQGITTPLMAKKTDRRAGVIVNASETKPDKKVKSVSFNGPPTRVLLLRNMVGPGEVDDELEDEVGSECAKYGSVTRVLIFEITEPNFPVEEAVRIFIQFERSEETTKALIDLDGRYFGGRVVKASFYDEERFSKNELAPMPGEIPGFS from the exons atgctaGGTGGGTTGTACGGGGACCTCCCTCCGCCGTCCGATGAGGATAACAAACCCAGCACTAACTCCACGGTGTGGTCAAGCAGCACCAAGATGGCGCCTCCGACCCTCCGCAAGCCTTTCTCAGGGTTCGCTCCGCCACAGACAATCCTCAGATCCCAAAACAAACCCAAAAACTCAATTCCCAAAACGACACCTTCTGTCTCAGCCTCAGCCTCCCCCTCCCCCACGCCGGTTGCGCCCGACGAAATGGCGCAACAGCAGCCCGCACTGGTGGGCGTCACTTCCACTGTAATGGAAGAGTATGACCCAGCCAGGCCCAATGACTACGAGGACTATcggagagagaagaaaaggaaggctATGGAGGAGGAGATGAGGAGGGAATTGGAGAAGAGGAGGAGAGAAGAGgaggagagggagagagagagagaagagagggaGAGGGAGAGGGAAAGGGAAAGGGAAGGAGATTACAATGATTCAAGGTTGAATATTTCAGGCGAAGAGGCTTGGAGACGACGTGCAGCCATGAGTGGCGGAGTGCCAAGGTCCCCGTCTCCGCCGGGGAATGCTGAGGGCTTTACCATTGGAAAGTCGGAGACAAGTGGGCTGGGCGTTGGGGCAGGTGGGCAGATGACTGCCGCCCAAAGGATGATGGCGAAAATGGGGTGGAAGGAAGGGCAGGGTCTTGGAAAGCAGGAGCAGGGAATTACTACTCCATTGATGGCAAAGAAGACAGACAGGAGAGCTGGTGTGATTGTGAATGCCAGCGAGACTAAGCCTGATAAGAAGGTCAAGAGTGTCAGTTTCAATGGCCCCCCTACTCGTGTTTTGCTGCTTAGGAACATG GTGGGTCCTGGTGAAGTAGATGATGAGCTAGAAGATGAGGTTGGATCTGAGTGTGCCAAGTATGGAAGTGTTACCCGAGTTTTGATATTTGAGATAACAGAGCCAAATTTCCCAGTAGAGGAGGCAGTGAGAATATTCATACAGTTTGAGAGGTCAGAGGAAACAACAAAAGCATTGATTGACCTTGATGGTCGGTATTTTGGGGGAAGGGTTGTTAAAGCCTCGTTCTATGATGAGGAGAGGTTTAGTAAGAATGAGCTTGCTCCGATGCCAGGGGAAATTCCTGGTTTTTCTTGA